A segment of the Leptolyngbya sp. NIES-3755 genome:
CGTTTTTCCTTGAATATTCAGCAGAGTCCAGACGAGACCAGAAACCTGATGCTCGATTTGGTAGTGATGAATCGCGCTACGGAAATCTCGGTAAGCTGTGAAACGCTGAATCCCATCAGAATTCACAAAGCGATCGAGCAGTGGATTAATTCCAGACGGCATCGCGGCAAGATTCAAGCGTTGCCCATTCATGCAGGCTTGCCGCTCTTGCGACAGAATTTGGATCAGTTCCTCAGTGCTATAGATTTGCGGCATCTCAGGAATGGGGGCTAGGGGTCTTACTCGAAATCTTACCGAGGAATTCCTGAAGCACGAAATTTCTCGACGTGATTCTTAAGGATTCGTTTGCGGAACCAGTTCAGCGTTAATTTCATTCACCGGACGGCGTTTGAGGATCAAGGATTCCGATCGCGGTAGTAAATCAAAGATTTTCCGAAACTCATCATCGATCGTTTCATAAGGAATCGATCCAACCTCGTTTAATCGCATTTTTCCATCTTGATCAAAAATCACCGTCTGAGGCACAAAGCCTTTGTAGTAGTATCCCGGTTCTGTCGGCTCAAACTTATCTTTGATCGGAAGCGAATCGACCCGAATTGGCAAAATGTCAATCACGCGACCATAGAACGCCTGAGTTTGCGACACCACATTTGAGAACCGTTTAGAATCGCGACTGTCATCGGTATAAAACACGAGTAATACTGGTCTTTTCCGATTCAGCGCATCCGTCAAAGTCACTTTCGGCGGCACGAGTGAACCATTTCCGGCATAGAGCGCAAAGATTTCGCCATCATAGCGATCGTCGTCGAGACTTGCCCAAGCGGGTTGCGCGATCGTCAAACAGAGCATCATCAGCGCGACAAACGCCAATACGAAACGATTCAACATAAGGGTCAGAGGAATAACGTCACTTTTTCTCATTGTGACGGATTACTGATCCAGTTTTTCAGGTTTACGAATGGTGAACGAGATTTCTCGCGGAAATTTAGGGGTAGAAGATTGAGCAATCGTTGGAGGTTCGATTGTGGGAGCTTCGGGAGTTGGCGGATTGATTAAGTTAAACGGAAAGCCTGCACGTCGATCGAAGTTTGAAGCGATCGCGAGTAATGCACCACCTAAAACAAAAAACGGTAACGGCAAAGTGATTTCTTGCGCCCATTGAAATACTTGAGATAACAAGAAAAATAGAACAAAGCAGACAATTCCAAACTGCACACTAGAATTCATCGGGTCTGTCTCACGCTACAAGCTTCCATAGTACACATGATTCTTTGAAGAAGAATGTTAGATTTGGAGCATAGGTTGTTCTCTCAAAACACCGAATGTTAGACACATTAACAGTTCATTTCAACACAATTCAGCAGTTTTCCCAATTTAGAGCGGGAACGCACGATCGCGCCGTTGACCGGAAGAACTTGGCAGACCAAATCGAAATCATCATTGAAGATGTTAATCAAATCACGAATCTAGTTGAACAACAATGGGACAGCTTTTCTGAAAACCAGAAACAAGTACTGAGAGACTACCTGTTGTCGATTGATCGATCTTTGGAACTTCTCACTGGGTGGAATAAATTCATCCTCTGGGTTGAACTATTTCCCACATCGATTCGGAAAAGAAAGAGCTTACCAGATCGTCTTGTCCAATCTCTTGCCAGATTTGAGCAGGTGATTTCTGACAAAATTGCGAGAGACAATATTCGTGAAGGTTGGAAGGACGCAATGACTGGAAGAACGATTCCGATCTCTGAACTGTGGGACGAATTAGATGACGAAGGATGAACCGTCAATTGTCGCGGTTGTTGTTACTTCGTCCTTTAAGCGAGAACTGAAAGATTTAAAGAAACGCTATCCGAGTATTCGGGTTGATCTCGAACCGACCATTAAGCAGCTTGAAGCAGGAGAAACTCCAGGCGATCAAATTTCAGGGACAGGCTACACCGTCTACAAGGTTCGCATTTCAAATCGAGATGCAAAACGCGGTAAAAGTGGTGGATATCGAGTGATCTACTACATCTGTACGCCCTTAAAAGTATTGCTGGTTGCACTGTATTCAAAATCAGATCGCTCAGACATTCCTGCGGATGAAGTGAAAGAATTGATTCAACAAGCAAACAAAGAATTAGAAACTGAGAATTCTTGACTATAACGAGATGTGTTTGAACAAAGACATGCAATGCAAGAAGTGAACGTTTGTAACGAATTCCCGCTGTGAGGATCATCACAGAATTGACAATAGAACTGTACGACACTAGACAGCTACCCATTTCCCAGATATTCGGAGACTTCAAGTTATGGTGAGTCAAGCTTTTGATGACCGCTACGAATCTCAAACGCAAGCGATCGCACGTCAGTTACTCAGTGCCACTCGGACAGATCGATCGTGGTTTGCTCAAATGCGCGATCAGATGCAGTGGGATGATAAGTTACTCGGTTGGGCAATGGGCAATCCAGGGTTACGGGTGCAGTTGTTTCGCTTGATCGATTGTTTGCCGTCGCTCAAAAGTAAGCCTGAGATTGCGCGACATTTGCAGGAATATATGAGCGATCGAACGGTTGAACTTCCTGCTGCTCTGAAGAATTTGCTCAATTTTGCCAATGCGGAATCGATGCCCGGACAATTGGCGGCAACCACGCTTTCGACTGCGGTTGAGACTTTAGCACATAAGTACATCGCGGGTGAGAACCTGAAGCAAGTTTTGAAAACGATCGAGCGTCTAAGAAAAGAGAAGATGGCGTTTACGGTCGATTTGCTCGGTGAAGCGGTGATTACTGAGGCGGAAGCGCAATCGTATCTCGATCGATATCTGGATTTGATGGCGCAGTTAACCGAAGCCTCGAAATCTTGGTCGAAAGTCGAGCAGATTGATCTTGCAGATGGAAAACCGCTGCCGAAAGTTCAGGTTTCCGTGAAGCTCACTGCATTCTATTCACAGTTCGATCCGCTCGATGAAGAAGGGAGTAAAGCGCGAGTTGCCGATCGAGCAAGAACTTTGTTACGACGCGCTCAGGAACTTGGAGCAGCAGTTCACTTTGATATGGAGCAATATGCTTACAAAGATTTGACTCTGGCGACTTTAAAAGCGTTGTTGCTAGAAGATGAGTTTCGATCGCGTTCTGATGTTGGAATGACGATTCAGGGCTATCTTCGCGATAGTAAAGAAGATTTGCAAGGATTGATCGATTGGGCGAAAGAGCGTGGCACTCCGGTTACAGTTCGATTAGTTAAAGGGGCGTATTGGGATCAAGAAACGATTAAAGCGGTTCAGAAAGATTGGGAACAGCCAGTGTTTAATGATAAGGCTGAGACTGATGCGAACTATGAACAGTTGACGGAATTGTTGTTAGAGAATCATGAAGTGCTGAATGCAGCGATCGGAAGTCACAATGTGCGATCGCAAGCTCATGCGTTAGCGATCGCGAAATCTCTAAACATTCCCAAACATCGAATCGAGTTCCAAACACTCTATGGAATGGGCGATAAGTTAGCTAAAGCGATCGTCGATCAAGGCTATCGAGTTCGCGTCTATTGTCCTTATGGTGAATTGATTCCAGGAATGTCTTACCTGATTCGCCGATTGTTGGAGAACACAGCGAATAGTTCATTTTTGCGGCAGAACTTAGAGGAAAGACCGATCGAGGAATTGATCGCGGCTCCGAAAGCAGAGGAGCATTCGGAACTAAAGCCGTTAGATAAGTTTGAGAATGCAGCCGATACGGACTATGCGGATAGTGCGAAACGCGATCGTATTCAAGCAGCTCTTAAATCTGTGCGTCAACAGTTCGGACAAACTTACTTACCTCTGATTGATGGTGAATTTGTTGAAACTGCTGAGAAGCTAAAGTCTGAGAATCCCTCTCGGTTTAGTGAGACGGTGGGCACGATCGGTATGGTTAACATTGATCAAGCGAATCAAGCGATCGAGTCCGCGAAATCTGCTTTTCCTGCATGGCGACGCACTCCCGCTAAAGAACGCGCTCAAATTCTTCGCAAAGCTGCCAACTTATTTGAACAACGGCGAGAAGAATTGATCGCTTGGATGACTTACGAAGTTGGTAAGCCTGTCAAAGAAGGAGATGGCGAAGTTTCAGAAGCGATCGATTTCTGTAACTACTACGCCGATGAAATGGAAAGACTCGATCGAGGAGTAGACTACGACTTTCCTGGCGAAACAAACCACTATCGCTATCATCCACGCGGCATTGTTCTAGTCATTTCTCCGTGGAACTTTCCCTTAGCAATTCCTGTGGGTATGACAGTTGCAGCATTAGTCACGGGTAACTGTACCTTGTTCAAACCTGCCGAGACTTCCTCGGTGATTGCTGCCAAGATTGCAGAAGTCCTGATCGAAGCGGGGATTCCTCGTGGTGTATTCCAATTCATCCCTGGTGAGGGGCACAGTGTTGGAGCACATTTAGTGAAGCATCCTGATGTTCACATGATTGTGTTTACTGGATCGCAAGCGGTCGGCTGTCAAATCTACAAAGAGGCTGCAATTCTGCAACCCGGACAGAAACATCTCAAGCGAGTTGTGGCGGAAATGGGTGGAAAGAATGCTGTCATCATTGATGAAAGTGCAGATTTGGATCAAGCAGTTCAAGGGGTGGTGCAATCGGCATTTGGATATAGTGGACAGAAATGTTCGGCTTGTTCTCGTGCGATCGTACTTGAACCTGTGTATGAAACATTCTTGGCGCGACTGATTGAAGCCACTCGATCGCTAAACATCGGAGAAGCAGAATTGCTCAGTACCAAAGTCGGTCCCGTGATCGATGGGGAAGCTCAACAGCGGATTCGAGAATACATTGAAAAGGGACGAACGGAAGCGGAAGTCGCGATCGAGCTTCCCTCTCCTGATGGGGGTTACTATGTGGGTCCAATCATCTTCGCGAATGTTGCTCCCGATGCCAAGATTGCTCAAGAAGAAATTTTTGGTCCAGTTTTAGCAGTGATGAGAGCAAGTTCGTTCCAGGAAGCGTTGGATTTAGCGAATGGAACCCCGTATGCGCTGACAGGCGGATTGTATTCGCGGACTCCATCGCATATCGAGCAAGCACAGGCAGAATTTGAAGTGGGCAACTTGTACATCAATCGGGGCATTACGGGCGCGATCGTCGCTCGTCAACCGTTCGGAGGCTTTAAGCTTTCGGGGGTCGGTTCTAAAGCGGGTGGAGTGGATTATCTGCTTCAGTTTCTTGAGCCGCGAGTGGTGACTGAGAACGTTCAGCGTCAGGGATTTGCGCCGATCGAAGGTGCGGAATAGCTAATCTGTGGGGTGGGTGTCTCACCTGCCCCGGTTAATTCAGAGAATCAAACACAAATTGATCTCCCCT
Coding sequences within it:
- a CDS encoding hypothetical protein (similar to AA sequence:cyanobase_aa:LBDG_25040), which encodes MLNRFVLAFVALMMLCLTIAQPAWASLDDDRYDGEIFALYAGNGSLVPPKVTLTDALNRKRPVLLVFYTDDSRDSKRFSNVVSQTQAFYGRVIDILPIRVDSLPIKDKFEPTEPGYYYKGFVPQTVIFDQDGKMRLNEVGSIPYETIDDEFRKIFDLLPRSESLILKRRPVNEINAELVPQTNP
- a CDS encoding hypothetical protein (similar to AA sequence:cyanobase_aa:LBDG_25050) yields the protein MNSSVQFGIVCFVLFFLLSQVFQWAQEITLPLPFFVLGGALLAIASNFDRRAGFPFNLINPPTPEAPTIEPPTIAQSSTPKFPREISFTIRKPEKLDQ
- a CDS encoding hypothetical protein (conserved hypothetical protein;~similar to AA sequence:cyanobase_aa:AM1_1292) yields the protein MTKDEPSIVAVVVTSSFKRELKDLKKRYPSIRVDLEPTIKQLEAGETPGDQISGTGYTVYKVRISNRDAKRGKSGGYRVIYYICTPLKVLLVALYSKSDRSDIPADEVKELIQQANKELETENS
- a CDS encoding delta-1-pyrroline-5-carboxylate dehydrogenase (similar to AA sequence:cyanobase_aa:LBDG_07910) codes for the protein MVSQAFDDRYESQTQAIARQLLSATRTDRSWFAQMRDQMQWDDKLLGWAMGNPGLRVQLFRLIDCLPSLKSKPEIARHLQEYMSDRTVELPAALKNLLNFANAESMPGQLAATTLSTAVETLAHKYIAGENLKQVLKTIERLRKEKMAFTVDLLGEAVITEAEAQSYLDRYLDLMAQLTEASKSWSKVEQIDLADGKPLPKVQVSVKLTAFYSQFDPLDEEGSKARVADRARTLLRRAQELGAAVHFDMEQYAYKDLTLATLKALLLEDEFRSRSDVGMTIQGYLRDSKEDLQGLIDWAKERGTPVTVRLVKGAYWDQETIKAVQKDWEQPVFNDKAETDANYEQLTELLLENHEVLNAAIGSHNVRSQAHALAIAKSLNIPKHRIEFQTLYGMGDKLAKAIVDQGYRVRVYCPYGELIPGMSYLIRRLLENTANSSFLRQNLEERPIEELIAAPKAEEHSELKPLDKFENAADTDYADSAKRDRIQAALKSVRQQFGQTYLPLIDGEFVETAEKLKSENPSRFSETVGTIGMVNIDQANQAIESAKSAFPAWRRTPAKERAQILRKAANLFEQRREELIAWMTYEVGKPVKEGDGEVSEAIDFCNYYADEMERLDRGVDYDFPGETNHYRYHPRGIVLVISPWNFPLAIPVGMTVAALVTGNCTLFKPAETSSVIAAKIAEVLIEAGIPRGVFQFIPGEGHSVGAHLVKHPDVHMIVFTGSQAVGCQIYKEAAILQPGQKHLKRVVAEMGGKNAVIIDESADLDQAVQGVVQSAFGYSGQKCSACSRAIVLEPVYETFLARLIEATRSLNIGEAELLSTKVGPVIDGEAQQRIREYIEKGRTEAEVAIELPSPDGGYYVGPIIFANVAPDAKIAQEEIFGPVLAVMRASSFQEALDLANGTPYALTGGLYSRTPSHIEQAQAEFEVGNLYINRGITGAIVARQPFGGFKLSGVGSKAGGVDYLLQFLEPRVVTENVQRQGFAPIEGAE